From Halichoerus grypus chromosome 6, mHalGry1.hap1.1, whole genome shotgun sequence, one genomic window encodes:
- the GJC3 gene encoding gap junction gamma-3 protein isoform X2 has product MCGRFVRQLLAEESRHSTVVGHLLLPVLLGFRLVLLAASGTGIYGDEQSEFVCHTQQAGCKAACYDTFHPFSPLRFWAFQVILVAVPSALYMGFTLYHLIWHREESGKVKEETLLHQGEKSRDGSGPGSPRLLWAYVAQLGVRLVLEGAALGVQYHLYGFKMPSSFACRREPCLGSITCYLSRPSEKTIFLKTMFGLQRAPKNTRNRLIASQRWKPKSSSEKQSYEATCLTSEGNPMTGSSSAHPEWGFTSVTD; this is encoded by the exons ATGTGCGGCAGGTTCGTGAGGCAGCTGTTGGCTGAAGAGAGCAGGCATTCCACCGTCGTGGGACACCTCCTGCTCCCCGTGCTCCTGGGATTCCGCCTCGTGCTGCTGGCTGCCAGTGGGACCGGGATCTACGGCGATGAGCAGAGTGAATTCGTGTGTCACACTCAGCAGGCGGGCTGCAAGGCCGCCTGCTACGATACCTTCCATCCCTTCTCCCCCCTGCGCTTCTGGGCCTTCCAGGTCATCTTGGTGGCTGTGCCCAGCGCCCTCTACATGGGTTTTACTCTGTATCATCTGATCTGGCATCGGGAAGAATCAGGAAAGGTGAAGGAGGAGACTCTGCTCCACCaaggggagaagagcagagacGGCTCAGGGCCGGGGAGCCCCAGGCTGCTCTGGGCCTATGTGGCACAGCTGGGGGTGCGGCTGGTCCTTGAGGGGGCCGCCTTGGGGGTGCAGTACCATCTGTATGGCTTCAAGATGCCTAGCTCCTTTGCATGTCGTCGGGAGCCTTGCCTCGGTAGTATAACCTGTTACCTGTCCCGCCCTTCTGAGAAGACCATCTTCCTGAAGACCATGTTTGGG CTGCAGAGAGCACCAAAAAACACAAGGAACCGACTGATAGCTTCCCAGCGGTGGAAGCCAAAGAGCAGTTCCGAGAAGCAG AGTTATGAAGCCACCTGCCTCACCTCTGAAGGGAACCCTATGACTGGATCTTCTTCCGCGCATCCTGAGTGGGGATTTACTTCCGTGACAGATTAG
- the GJC3 gene encoding gap junction gamma-3 protein isoform X1, with the protein MCGRFVRQLLAEESRHSTVVGHLLLPVLLGFRLVLLAASGTGIYGDEQSEFVCHTQQAGCKAACYDTFHPFSPLRFWAFQVILVAVPSALYMGFTLYHLIWHREESGKVKEETLLHQGEKSRDGSGPGSPRLLWAYVAQLGVRLVLEGAALGVQYHLYGFKMPSSFACRREPCLGSITCYLSRPSEKTIFLKTMFGVSGLCLLFTLLELVLLGLVRWWRTWKHKSPPSNYSPAAESTKKHKEPTDSFPAVEAKEQFREAEL; encoded by the exons ATGTGCGGCAGGTTCGTGAGGCAGCTGTTGGCTGAAGAGAGCAGGCATTCCACCGTCGTGGGACACCTCCTGCTCCCCGTGCTCCTGGGATTCCGCCTCGTGCTGCTGGCTGCCAGTGGGACCGGGATCTACGGCGATGAGCAGAGTGAATTCGTGTGTCACACTCAGCAGGCGGGCTGCAAGGCCGCCTGCTACGATACCTTCCATCCCTTCTCCCCCCTGCGCTTCTGGGCCTTCCAGGTCATCTTGGTGGCTGTGCCCAGCGCCCTCTACATGGGTTTTACTCTGTATCATCTGATCTGGCATCGGGAAGAATCAGGAAAGGTGAAGGAGGAGACTCTGCTCCACCaaggggagaagagcagagacGGCTCAGGGCCGGGGAGCCCCAGGCTGCTCTGGGCCTATGTGGCACAGCTGGGGGTGCGGCTGGTCCTTGAGGGGGCCGCCTTGGGGGTGCAGTACCATCTGTATGGCTTCAAGATGCCTAGCTCCTTTGCATGTCGTCGGGAGCCTTGCCTCGGTAGTATAACCTGTTACCTGTCCCGCCCTTCTGAGAAGACCATCTTCCTGAAGACCATGTTTGGGGTCAGTGGGCTCTGTCTCTTGTTTACTCTTTTGGAGCTTGTACTCCTGGGCCTGGTGAGATGGTGGAGGACCTGGAAGCACAAATCTCCTCCTTCTAACTACTCCCCAGCTGCAGAGAGCACCAAAAAACACAAGGAACCGACTGATAGCTTCCCAGCGGTGGAAGCCAAAGAGCAGTTCCGAGAAGCAG AGTTATGA
- the AZGP1 gene encoding zinc-alpha-2-glycoprotein codes for MGTVVSVLLSLLLLLGPAVPQETQAGPYSLSFFYTGLSKPSEGFPSFQATAYLNDQDFFHYDSEDRKAIPWYPWSQMEGIEDWENESELQKAREDIFMVTLKDIMDYYKDTEGAHTFQGMFGCELRNNKSSGAFWRYAYDGKNFIEFNKEIPAWVPQDPAALNTKQKWEAEKVYVLRAKAFLEEECPAMLRSYLQYSKIHLDRQDPPTVSITSHWTPTETQTLKCQADGFYPREIELHWIQGDDTQEAEGGDVVPSGNSTYRSWVVMSVSPQDRASRSDSYSCRVKNSSLAQPLTVLWAGARAEGSEGTRGQ; via the exons ATGGGCACAGTGGTGTCTGTCCTGCTGTCCCTGCTACTCCTTTTGGGTCCTGCAGTCCCTCAGGAGACCCAAGCTG GGCCTTACTCTCTGAGCTTCTTCTACACTGGGCTGTCCAAGCCCAGCGAAGGCTTCCCCAGCTTCCAGGCCACGGCCTACCTCAATGACCAGGATTTCTTTCACTATGACAGTGAAGATAGGAAGGCCATACCCTGGTACCCCTGGAGCCAGATGGAAGGAATAGAGGACTGGGAGAACGAGAGTGAACTTCAGAAGGCCAGGGAGGACATCTTCATGGTGACCCTGAAGGACATCATGGACTATTACAAGGATACAGAAG GGGCTCACACCTTTCAGGGAATGTTTGGCTGTGAGCTCCGGAATAACAAAAGCAGTGGAGCATTCTGGAGGTACGCCTATGATGGAAAGAACTTCATCGAGTTCAACAAAGAAATCCCAGCCTGGGTCCCCCAGGACCCAGCAGCTCTGAACACCAAGCAGAAGTGGGAGGCGGAAAAGGTCTACGTGCTGCGGGCCAAGGCCTTTCTGGAGGAGGAGTGCCCAGCAATGCTGCGGAGTTACCTACAGTACAGCAAGATCCACCTGGACCGACAAG ATCCCCCCACCGTGTCCATCACCAGCCACTGGACCCCAACAGAAACTCAGACACTCAAGTGCCAAGCCGATGGCTTCTACCCACGAGAAATTGAGCTGCACTGGATTCAGGGGGACGATACACAGGAGGCTGAGGGGGGAGATGTTGTTCCCAGCGGAAACAGCACTTACCGGTCCTGGGTGGTGATGTCAGTTTCCCCGCAGGACAGAGCCTCCCGCTCCGACTCCTACTCCTGCCGCGTGAAGAACAgcagcctggcccagcccctcACTGTGCTGTGGGCGGGAGCGAGGGCTGAAGGCTCCGAGGGCACCCGGGGGCAGTAG